The following proteins are encoded in a genomic region of Triticum dicoccoides isolate Atlit2015 ecotype Zavitan chromosome 1B, WEW_v2.0, whole genome shotgun sequence:
- the LOC119334557 gene encoding uncharacterized protein LOC119334557, whose translation MAGGSLETAWELAELFVLRPVLAVTFVISFILLSWYVAWRTVLVHVPLVQEIAGLRRKKPVKPKPPNRGRIARFYESQAQRNSKSEGTS comes from the exons atggccggtggCAGCCTGGAGACGGCGTGGGAGCTCGCCGAACTTTTCGTCCTCCGCCCCGTCCTGGCCGTCACCTTCGTCATATCATTCATCCTGCTGA GCTGGTATGTGGCGTGGAGGACGGTGCTGGTGCACGTCCCGCTCGTGCAGGAGATCGCCGGGCTGCGCCGGAAGAAGCCCGTCAAGCCCAAGCCCCCCAACCGCGGGCGCATCGCCAGGTTCTACGAGTCGCAAGCCCAGAG GAACAGTAAATCAGAAGGGACCTCTTAA